The Planctellipticum variicoloris DNA window GTTTGACTCCAACGGAAAATACGTGAAGGGCTGGGGCCAAGGACTCTTCAAGGTCCCCCACGGGCTGCGCGTCGGGCCGGACGGGGCCATCTGGACGACCGACAACGGCAACCACGTCCTGCGGAAGTTCTCGCCGGAAGGAGAACTGCTGGCGACCATCGGCCGCGAAGGCAAAGCCGCCGGCGGGGCCGACGGCTTCCGCGCACCGGACGACCTGGTCTTTGACTCGAAGGGCCAGATCTACGTCGCCGACAGCGGCAACGGTCGGATCGCGAAGCTCGATCCTTCCGGCAAATTCCTCAGCCAATGGGGCAAGAAGGGTAAGGCCCCCGGCGAATTCGCCACCGCGCACGGGCTGGCGATCGACAAGGCGGACCGGATTTACGTCGCCGACCGCGGCAACCAGCGGGTCCAGGTTTTCGAAGCCTCGGGCGCCCACTTGGCCGACTGGAGCGGCTTCGGCAATCCGTTCGGCCTGATCGTCATCGGCGAGGAGCTGCTGGCCTCAGAAGGAGACAAGCACCTGATCGTCCATTTCGATCGCGACGGCAAAATCACGTCGAAGTGGGGGACGCCGGAATTGCTGAAGCTGCCCCACCTGATGGCGGTGAACTCTCAGGGGGTGCTGTTCGTCGCGGAGGTGAACGGCAAGCGGATTCAGAAGTTCCGGCGGAAATGAATGCCGGAGCGATCCACGGCGTCAATTGGCGGGGATGACCGGTCCGCCTAAGATTAGGCATTGGCCTCCCGGTTGTCACACTGTCTTCTCCGCTGCTGGACCCACCATGCCCGTTCCTCCTGAAGATTTCCACACGATCGACGACGCCATCGAGGCCCTCCGCGCAGGACGCATGGTGATCGTCGTCGATGCCGAGGAGCGGGAAAACGAAGGGGACTTTCTCTGCGCGGCCGAGTCCATCACGCCCGAAATGGTGAACTTCATGATTCGCCACGGCGCGGGAGTGCTGTGCACCCCCATGCTGCAGGAGCAGGCGGACCGCCTGGGCCTGACCCCGATCGTCGACGCTCAGCGGAATACCGCCCCGAACAGTACGTCGTTTCTGACGCCAGTCGACCATCAGACCGCCGGCAGCGGCGTGAGTGCCGACAATCGGGCCAGAACGATTCAGGCGCTCAGCGATCCGCAAAGCCGGGCCGAAGATTTCGTCCGTCCCGGTCACATCTATCCGCTGCTCGCCAAAGAAGGGGGCGTCCTCCGCCGCGCCGGCCACACTGAGGCCACAGTCGATCTGGTCCGCATGGCGGGGATGAAGCCGGTCGGCGTGTTGATCGAGATCCTCAGCGAGCACGGTAACGGGATGGCGAATCTCGACGAGCTGAAGGAACTCTCGACGAAGTACAGTCTGCCGCTGATCTCGATCGATCAGCTCATCCGCTACCGCCGCCGCCGGGAACAGCTCGTCCAGCGTGCCGTCGAAGTGGAGTTCGAAACGCGGCAGTACGGCAAATTCAAAGTCATCGCGTACGACGTCTCCTTCGAAGATCAACAGCCCATGGCGATCGTCTGGGGCGATCTCAAATCGATCCCGGCGCCGCTGGTGCGGGTCCATTCGTCGTGTTTTACCGGTGACGTCCTCGACTCCCTGCGCTGCGACTGCGGAGATCAGCTCCACATGGCCATGCAGATGATCCACCAGGAAGGGGCCGGGGCGGTCGTCTACCTGCCGCAGGAAGGCCGGGGAATCGGCCTGGTCGCAAAACTCAAGGCCTACACGCTGCAGGACCAGGGCCTGGATACCGTCGAAGCCAATCACAAGCTCGGGTTCAAGGCCGATTCGCGGGATTACGGCATCGGCCTGCAGATCCTGAAGGATCTGGGCCTCTCCGCGGTCCGGCTGCTGACAAACAACCCGCAGAAGGTCAACGCGTTCCCGGGATTCGACCTCAAACTCGTCGGTCAAGTCCCGATCATTGCCCCGCACGCCCACCAGCGCGAAGTCTACCTGGCCACCAAACGCGACAAGATGGGCCACATTCTGCCCGCGGCGACCGCGGTTCAGCCGGAAGAATAGGATCTCACGCAACGAAGAAACATCGAATGACGAAGGCGGAATTTCGAAAGGAATGCAGTCGAGAGCCAGAAAGAACGAAGCCGAAGTGCCGCTTTGCAACTGACAACTGACCAATGGCAACTGACCAATCTCGCTATTCCCTATTCGCGACTCGCTCTCCTCGCCCGCGGTGAAGAGCTCCGGCGATGCTGGGTCGGCACCGCTCGAAGCCCTTCCCCGCGAGTCCACGAGGCTCGATCAATTCACGCTGCATCGTTTCACCCTTTCCCTGGTGAGTGCAGGCCGATTAGCCGACTGCCGTCATCAGCCGACGGAGGGGGCCGTTGGTCAGCGACCCCGCAAAGCCGCTGGAACTGTCGAGCACGCCGCTCGAATCGAATTTCGCCAGAAATCGTTCGACCCCCTGCTCTTCGGCGGTCGCGGCGTCGGCGTCAACATCCGCAGCCGGCAACTCGGCCCCGGCGCCAGGATACTCGGCCAGCTCAGCCCGCAGGACGCGGACGTGGGCCGGGGCTTCAATCCCGATCTTGACCGAGCCGCGGCCGGTCTGAATCACCTTGATCACAATGTCATCGCCGATCTTGATCATCTCAGCACGTTTACGGGTCAGAACGAGCATGATTCGCATTCCTTTGTCTGGTGGGATTCCATTCTCATCCCGGTCCTGGGTCCGGCTCACCATTCGACATGGCGTCGAACTGAGCACGTCAGGAGCATAAAGCACGGGGCGTGCCAATCCGATTGGCACGCGAGATCCTCCCGGGCCGCTGTTGCCATAAACCTTTTTTCCACAATACTTTGCCACCGCACACAGCCCGCCGGCCAGCGTTGCAGAAAGTTCCTGTCAATCCCAATCTGCGGATTTTTCAGACGATCTTACAATCAAATCTTCGGGGACTTGTGACTGCTGCAATTCGCAGCATTTCCCTCGAAATTTGATCGCGTCATCCGCCATGTTTGACGACAGCGTCAATTCCATCTAGCACTCCTCCGCCACCGAAACTGGACGCAACACCTTCTCCAATCATCACTTCCAGCCGTTTCGTCAGAGTCCGATTGAACGCAATCGAACGGCGACGCTCCCCGCCCGATCAAGTCTCGTCCGTAGACTTCTCCGCGTCCTCCGCGTCTCCGCGGTGAAGCTTCTTACTTCTTGATCCAGCGCAGCCCCGCAAGAAACCGCGAAACTTGCGTCATCGCGGACCGGCAGCTATTCTTACCCGTTCCCGCCTGCATCAGGTCGGGCGGAACATTTGACGGAAACCATGCCGGCCCACCGCCGGCGTCGAGGATGGTAGAGCCATGGGCGCCCATTGTTATCTGTGCGAGAAGAAGCCGTCGTTTGGCAACTCCAAGGTCGAGCGCGGCAAGGCCAAGTACCTGGGCGGTAACGGCCGCAAGACGACCGGCATTACCCGCCGCCAATTCCATCCGAATCTGCAGGCCGTCTGCATCCAGGAAGGCGAGATCGCCCACAAAGTTCGCGTCTGCGTGAAGTGCATCCGCGCCGGCAAGATCCAGAAGAAGGTCGTCCGCGCCCCCTTCACCCTCCCCGCCGCCGACTCCCTCAACTAGTGCTTCCGCAGTGCTGGCCGCACGGGCCGCCGCGTCATGGCATGGGTTGGTAGTTGTAAGCGCAAGGCCGCGGGATGCCGTGATTGACGGCGCCTCGTGGCCTCTCTCTTTGAAGCAGTGGGAGACGCGAGCATGGGCCTCTCCGCGGATCAAGTTCGCAAGGTGGCCTCTCTCGCCCGGCTGAAGCTGAGCGAAGAGGAGCTGGCCGCCCTGACCGGGCAGATGAGTCAGATTCTGGACTACGTCGCAATGCTCGACCAGGTCGACACCACCGGCGTCGAGCCGATGGTCCACGCCATCGAGCTGCGGAATGTCTTCCGGTCGGACGAACTGGCCGGCTCACTCCCCCGGACCGAAGCTCTGGCGAACGCCCCCCGCACCGACGGCAAGTTCTTCCTAGTGCCGCAGATCATCGAACGCGAGTAGTTCCCATCCGAGTCGCCGGCACGCTCGGGTGGCGCGCCCCTGAGGCTTTGCAATGGGAGTGAACTTCAAGTCCCATTAAGACACGCCCTTCGAAGACTCAGGGACGTGCCACCCGGAATACGGCGGTCGGGTGCAATCGCATGCTCGATCGGGCACAATCTCCGCTTTGAAACCCGATTCCCAGTCTGAACGACGGAGCTTGTGATGTCATCGGCGGGACGCACCGCGTCGCAGACCATCGCCGCCTTTCGCACCGGCGAAACGAACGCTCGCGACCTGGCCGAGCAGACCCTTGCCGCCATTACCGCACGCGACGGCGCCATCGGTGCGTTTCTGCACGTGGACCGCGAAGACGCTTCGCAGCAGGCGGAACGCCTCGACGAGAGACGCCGCAGCGGCCAGTCCCTCGGACTGCTGGCGGGACTCCCCGTCGCCATCAAAGACGTCCTCTGCACCCGCGGCCAGCCGACGACCTGCGGCAGCCGGATGCTCAAGGACTTCAAGCCTCCCTACGACGCCCACGTGATCGAACGACTTCGAGCCGCGGACGCCCTCCTGATTGGCCGGACGAATCTCGACGAGTTCGCGATGGGTTCGTCCAGCGAAAACTCCGCGTTCCAGCAGACGAAGAATCCGTGGGACGCCACTCGCACGCCCGGCGGTTCCAGCAGCGGCTCGGCCGCCTGCGTCGCCGCCCGGATGACTCCCGTTTCGCTCGGTAGCGACACCGGCGGCTCGATCCGCCAGCCGGCCGGGCTCTGCGGAATCATGGGGCTCAAGCCCACCTACGGCCGGGTCTCGCGCTACGGACTCGTCGCCTACGCCAGCTCGCTCGATCAGATCGGCCCGTTCGCCACCGATGTCGCCGGCGCGGCCCTGCTGCTCGAAGCGATCTCCGGCCACGATCCGCGAGACTCGACATCGGTGAACCGGCCGGTTCCCGCTTACAGCCAGTCGGTCGACCAGCCGCTGGCCGGCCTGAAAATCGGCGTGCCTCGCGAGCATTTCGCCGAGGGTCTCGAACCCGAAGTCGCATCGGTGGTCCGTGGCGCGCTCGACGTTTACAAGTCACTCGGCGCCGAGCTGCGGGACGTCGACCTGCCCCACTCGAAATACTCGATCGCCGCCTACTACCTCATCGCCCCCTCGGAAGCATCGAGCAACCTGTCCCGCTACGACGGCATCCATTACGGACATCGGACCGAGGCCTTTAAGAGCATGGCCGAACTGTATGCTGGCAGCCGGGGCGAAGGTTTCGGCCCCGAAGTCAAGCGCCGGATCATGCTCGGCACCTACGCCCTCTCCGCCGGCTACTACGACCAGTACTACGTCAAGGCCCTCAAGGTCCGCCGCTTGATTCGCCAGGACTTCGACAACGCTTTCGCCGACGTCGACATCATCGCCGGCCCCGTCACACCGACCCCGGCCTTCAAACTCGGCGAGTTGGTCGACGACCCGCTGGCGATGTATCTGTCCGACATCTACACCATCAGCGCGAACCTCGCCGGCATCCCGGGAGCTTCCATTCCCTGCGGCTTCAGCAAGACCGGCCTGCCGATCGGGCTGCAACTTCAGGCGCCTCCGTTCGAGGAAGAGCGGCTGCTGCGAGCGGCGCGGATGTTCGAACGGGCCACCGACTGGCATCTGCAGACGCCCCCGCTGAGCTGATCGCCTTCGCCGCAAGACTTCCACCGACCACGTTCTAACTCCCAGAAGCCTGCCATGAGCTACGACGTCATCATCGGTCTGGAAGTCCACGTCCAGCTCCAGACGCAGACCAAGATCTTCTGCGGCTGCTCGACAGCCTTCAATCCGGACCAGCCGAACGTACAGACCTGCCCCGTCTGCCTCGGCCTCCCCGGTGCACTCCCCGTCCTCAACGGCAAAGCCTTCTGGCTCGCGGTCAAGACGGCCCTCGCGCTCAACTGCGAAATCGCCCCCTTCACAAAGTGGGACCGCAAACAATACTTCTACCCCGACCTCCCCAAGGGGTACCAGATCAGCCAGTACGACCTCCCCTTCAGCCACGACGGCCACGTCGACGTCGTCACCGAATCCGGCGGCGAACGCCACGTCCGCATCCTGCGGGCTCACCTGGAAGAAGACGCCGGCAAGAACCTGCACGACGAATCCGGTCGCGGCCGCGACAGCCAGGTCGACCTCAACCGGGCCGGCACGCCGCTGGTCGAGATCGTCACCGAACCCGACATGCGGACCGCCGAGGAGGCCCGCCGCTTTCTCGAAGAACTCCGGCTGCTGCTGACTTACCTGGAAGTCTCCGACTGCAACATGCAGGAGGGGAGCCTCCGCTGCGACGCCAACGTCAACTTGCACGTCCACCAGCCGGACGGCGGCAAAGTCGCCACTCCCATCGTCGAAGTGAAAAACCTCAACAGCTTCCGCTTCACCGAGCAGGCCATCCTGCACGAAGTCGAGCGGCAATGGGAGGAGTTCCAGCGAACCGGCAAGACGATCAAAGACGCCCCCAAGTCCACCCGCGGCTTCGATCCCGGCCGGGGCGTCACCTATCCCATGCGCGAAAAGGAAGAAGCCGCCGACTACCGCTACTTCCCCGACCCCGACCTGGTCCCCGTGACCGTGACGCCCGCAGACGTCGCCCGCGTGCGGGCCGAAATGTGCGAAACGCCCATCAGCCGGCGGCAGCGTTTCCAGACCGATTACCAGCTTTCCGCCTACGACGCCGCAGTCCTGGTCGACCAGGGCCGTGAAGTCGCGGAGTACTTTGAAACCGTCGCCCGGGCTGCGGGTGACGGGAAACAGGCGGCGAACTGGATCACCCAGGACGTGCTGCGGGAGCTCAACGACCGCCAGCTCACCATCGCGACGTTTCCAATTCCCGCGCCGGTGCTCGCCGATCTGCTGGGTCGGGTCCATCGCAAGGAACTGACGCTGAAGTCCGCTCGCGAGGTCTTCGCCGCGCTCCTCGAATCGGGCGAGCCCGCCAACATCGAGCAGATTGGCCAGGTCATCGCCGAAAAAGGCCTCGCCATCGTCCAGGACGCCGGGGCCATCGACGCCGCCATCGCCCAGGTCATCGCGGCCAATCCCAAACCGGTCGCGGATTTCAAATCCGGGAAAGCCCAGGCCGCCGGGGCGCTCATCGGCCAGGTGATGAAACTGGTCAAAGGAGCCGACCCGCAAGGAGTTCGCGAACGGCTGCTGGAGCAGCTCAAGTCGCTTCCTTGACGCCAGTTACGCCGACTTCTTCGCTGAGTTCGCGAAGGAGCTTGAGCGAAAAGATGCCGGTCGCGTGCCCGTCGTTGAAATGGATGCCGTAGGCATAGTTCCCCACAGGCACAAGCCTCAACGCCTTAACGGGTTGCGCCTCTTCGAGCGTGAGCACGGGAAAGAGGCTCGCTGCGGCCGGAGGCTGCTCGCGTTTCACTTTACAGGTCGCGCACGGACAGCGGTCGCGCAACCGGCCCCACGCAAGACTCGCCTCCAGCCCGTCGCTCCAGACCAGCGTCAGGCCCGCAGGCGTTGCAGAAATCTTGTCTGGCCAGGGAGAATCGGCAGACATGGGCGTCTCCGGGAGCGTCGAACCGGGTATGATCAGCGGCAAACCACACTGGCCGCGATGCATGACCTGCTAAGATTATATCCAGAAGTAGCGACTTTACGCAGTCGCCACTTGCAGCCGTTAGTCCGTTGCCTGAAAATGGTTTGCATCGTCAGACCACATCGGCAGGATTTTTCGCAGAGCAAAGTGTTAAAAGCAAGTTCCGCGGGTATAATCCCGCAGCAATCACCTCGGCCGTAGCGGGTGGCGAATGGGGCCGGATCAATGAAGACGTCTATCGAACCGGGCGACGAGCAGTTCCTGCAGCAGTTGCACAAGCTCGGAACGGGGTCCATCCAGGATCTCTGCCAGTCACTCGGCGTGACTGCGACGGCGATCCGCCAAAGACTCGTCCGTCTGGAGGCGCAAGGGTTCGTCGAGCGCGAAGTCATTCGCACCGGCCGCGGTCGGCCGCATCACGATTACCGGGTGACCGCGCTGGGCCTCCGAGAACTGGGAGACAATTACTCCGAACTGGCGATTCTGCTGTGGCGCGAACTCCGTTCCATCCCGGAGGTCGAAGTTCGGCAGCGCGTTGCGAACCGCCTGAAGGCGGCGCTGGTCCAGCGATACGGTGGAGAGATTCAGGGCGAGACTTTGCTGGCGCGGATGCAGGGACTTCAGGCCGTGCTCGAACGTCGGGGATTTCAGATGGAAGTCGGATCGCGCGACGACCTGCCGATCCTGCGAGAGAACAACTGCCCCTACCAGGAACTGGCCGGCGAAGATCCGGGAATCTGCGAACTGGAGAAACAGGTCTTCGAAGAAGTCCTGGGAGTCGAATTGAAACTGGCCTGCTGTTGTCGCAACGGCGACAACAGTTGCGAGTTTCAACCCATGGAATCGTCGGTCAGATAATCGGTCGCGTTGCCGACGGCGAGGAGTTTGAGATCAGCATGGCATGGATTGACGGGCGATTCGAGGAAACGGTCCTCACGACATCGATGGAAGGCGCGCTGAACTGGGCCAATCAGTCCAGCGTCTGGCCGATGACGTTCGGTCTCGCCTGCTGTGCCATTGAAATGATGGCCGTCGGCGCCAGCCGGTTCGATCTGGACCGCTTCGGAGCGGGAGCTTTTCGCGCCTCGCCCAGGCAGGCGGACCTGATGATCGTCGCCGGAACGGTCACCTTCAAAATGGCCAGTCGCGTCCGTCGCCTGTACGAGCAGATGCCCGATCCGAAGTATGTGATTGCAATGGGAGCCTGCACGATCGGCGGCGGCCCGTATTTCAAGTACGGTTACCATGTCGTGAAGGGGGTCGATCTGGTGGTGCCGGTCGACGTCTACGTCCCCGGCTGCCCGCCGCGCCCCGAAGCGCTGCTGGAAGGCATCATGCGGATTCAGGACAAGATCCGGTCGCGCAAGCTGGCGAAGAACGGGGTCGAAATTCCCCCGGTGCCGCATCACTCGGGCCGAGTGGCGCTGCCCCCAAGTTTGATCAAAGCCTGCTGACGCCGCGGCTCCCGCGAAATGCGGAGCGAGGGCGGGCCGGCGAGTGTTTTCGGTTGGTCGTTTTGTGGAGCAAGAGTTTTCGATGAGCAGTCTGCTGAAGATCTCTGACCTGCATGTCGCCGTGGAAGGCGTTCCCATCCTGCGGGGCGTCAGCCTGGAAATCCGCCAAGGCGAGATCCACGCCCTGATGGGGCCCAACGGCTCCGGCAAGAGCACGCTGGCCTACGCGCTGGTCGGACACCCCAAGTACGAGATCACCAGCGGCACGATCGAGATCGACGGCCGGAACATCAACGAACTAGACCCCTGCGAACGAGCCCGACTCGGGCTGTTCCTCGCGTTCCAGTACCCGGTGACGATTCCCGGCGTGAAGGTCGCCGACTTCCTGCGGCACGCCGTCACCAACGTCCGGACGCCCGACCGCAAGGAAGGCGAAGGACTTATCCCGATGCGCGAGTTCCGCAAGGAACTGAAGCAGCGGATGGAAGAGCTGGGGATGGACACCGAGTTTGCCCGGCGATACCTCAACGAAGGCTTCTCCGGCGGCGAAAAGAAGCGAATGGAGATTCTGCAGCTCGCCATGCTGCAGCCGAAATTCGCCATCCTGGATGAAACCGACAGCGGCCTCGACAGCGACGCCGTCCGAGTCGTCAGCGAAGGGCTGCAGAAGCTCGCCGGCCCGCAGATGGGCGTGCTGATCATCACCCACCACGAACGCCTGCTCGAATACAACGTCCCCCAGTTCACCCACGTGATGCTGGCCGGCCGGATCGTCGAAACCGGCGACGCCGCCCTGGCCCACGAACTGCACAGCAACGGCTACGCGACGGTTCGCGAGCGACACCCGCAGGAAGCCGCCGAAGAACAGGAACGCCGGGACGCCGCGGCCGCCATCAACGACGCCGTCGGCGTGAACTGAAGCCCTAAGGAGACTGGTAACGTGTCGATGCTGGTGGCGGAATCCGAAGCGGAAGCAATCGCATGTCGACCGCGTACGGTCGCCGATCTGCTGAAGGAACTGGGGCAGATCCCGGCCGAGCGGATCCGTCTGCAACCTGCGCCCGGCACGGCCACCGAATTGGACCTTCTTCAGACCCGACGCTGCGAGTTGATCGACGGCACATTGGTGGAGTGCGCCATGGGCTTTTTCGAGTCGCGCCTGGCCGTCGTACTGATTTGCGTGATCGAGCAGTATTTGAAAGCGAATCCGATTGGCTTCACTGTTGGCGCTGACGCCTATATGAGGCTGGAAAGGGTTGGAATCCGCATCCCGGACGTCTCGGTCTATCTCTGGACTCAGTTCCCGGAACGAAAGGTTCCCCAGGTTTCAGTCGCGGACACGATCCCCCTTCTGGCAGTCGAGGTCATCAGCTCCACCAACACACGCCAGGAGATGGTGAGGAAACGCCGCGAATTCCTCGAACGTGGAACCGAACTGTTCTGGATCGTTGACCCGCGAAAGCAGACTGTGGAAGTCGCCTCGGCCGACGGCAGTGAAGCGACTCTGACAATCGATGAGACCTTGTCGGGCGAACCCGTCCTGCCCGGTTTTCGCCTGAAGATTGCAGACTGGTTCGGCCAGGCCGAATTGGCGCCCCGTGCGCAGGAAGACTCCTCCAAGACCCCTTGAAGTCCCTCGCCGGCCGATGGCCGGTTGACCGACAACTCGAACTTGCCAACGGCAAGCCGCCGAGAGGAAAGAGACCCGAACCATGCCCACCGACCTGACCGCCGCCCCTGCCGAAGAAATCGGCGCTGGCGATTACCAGTACGGCTTTCACGAGTCGACCGACAACTACGTCTTCCGCGGCCGGAAAGGCCTGGACCGTGAAGTCGTGTACCAGATTTCGGAAATGAAAAAAGAACCCGCCTGGATGCGGGACTTCCGTCTGCAGGCGCTCGACATCTTCGAACAGAAGCCGATGCCGACCTGGGGCGGCGACCTGACCAAGCTCGATTTCCAGGACATCTACTACTACGTGCGGGCGTCGGACCGGCAGGAAAAAAGCTGGGACGACGTCCCGGACGATATTCGCCGCACCTACGACCGGCTCGGGATCCCCGAAGCCGAGAAGAAGTACCTGGCCGGCGTGAAGGCTCAGTACGAATCCGAAGTCGTCTACGGCAGCCTGCAGGAAGATCTCGTCCGCAAGGGCGTGGTCTTCACCGACACCGATTCCGCCGTCCGCGACTACCCCGATCTCGTCCAGCAGTATCTGGGGACGGTCATCCCGTCGACCGACAACAAGTTCGCGGCGCTCAACAGCGCGGTGTGGTCGGGCGGGTCGTTCATTTACGTCCCAAAGGGCGTGCACATCGAATTCCCGCTGCAGGCCTATTTCCGGATCAACTCGGAAAACATGGGCCAGTTCGAACGCACGCTCATCATCGTCGACGAAGGGGCTTCGGTCCATTACGTCGAAGGCTGCACGGCTCCGACCTACAGCTCCGAAAGCCTCCATTCCGCCGTCGTGGAAATCCTGGTGAAGCGCGGCGCCCGCTGCCGCTACACCACGATCCAGAACTGGTCCAGCAACGTCTACAACCTGGTAACCAAGCGGGCCATGGCCTACGGCGACAGCCTGAT harbors:
- the sufB gene encoding Fe-S cluster assembly protein SufB; the protein is MPTDLTAAPAEEIGAGDYQYGFHESTDNYVFRGRKGLDREVVYQISEMKKEPAWMRDFRLQALDIFEQKPMPTWGGDLTKLDFQDIYYYVRASDRQEKSWDDVPDDIRRTYDRLGIPEAEKKYLAGVKAQYESEVVYGSLQEDLVRKGVVFTDTDSAVRDYPDLVQQYLGTVIPSTDNKFAALNSAVWSGGSFIYVPKGVHIEFPLQAYFRINSENMGQFERTLIIVDEGASVHYVEGCTAPTYSSESLHSAVVEILVKRGARCRYTTIQNWSSNVYNLVTKRAMAYGDSLMEWVDGNLGSRLTMKYPAIYLMEPGARGETLSIAFAGKGQHQDAGAKMVHCAPHTSSRIISKSISKNGGRASYRGLVKVENGAHHCKSNVVCDALILDPESRSDTYPYIEIDQENVAIEHEASVSKIAEEQLLYLMSRGMSEPEASAMIVTGFIEPLVKELPMEYAVEMNRLIELQMEGSVG